The sequence below is a genomic window from Microbulbifer hydrolyticus.
CCGCCTCCGTGTTCTGCTCACCAAACGTCATGGTTCCAAGGCAGATTTTGCTGACCTTGATATCGGTTTTACCGAGTTTACGGGTTTCCATGAAACAGCTCCTGCGCATCAAGTTTTCTCGATTATGCAGATTTGGGGAAAGGAGTTACAGGAGGAGTCGATGACAGAGGGGACGAAAACGTTGAGTAGCGGCGCTACCGGGTGCAGTTTTGTGAGACACGCCGTAAACCCATCCATGGGGGCCCTGCAAAAACATCCCTGTTTTTGAAGGTCTCACTAAGCTGCACCCGGTACCGCCACCTGCTCGGCAGCCTGAGTGCTTTAAAATACGTTCAAGGCTGCCTTATTTAAAATCGGCTTCCACGATCGGGCTGATGTCCGCCTCGTAATCGACACCGTCAACACCGAAGCCAAACAGCTTGAGGAAGTCGTCGCTGTAACCTTTGTAATCGGTCAGCTGGAACAGGTTTTCCTCGGTCACTTCCGGCCAAAGCTTTTCAATCTTGGCCTGGGTTTCCGGCCGCAGCTCCTTGTCGTCCATACGGAAGCGGTTGGTATCGTCCAGGCGCGGGCTGTCGGTATACAGACCTTCGGTGTAAAGACGGTACAACTGCTCGATACAACCTTCGTGCGTGCCCTCTTCCTTCATCACCTTGTAGACGATAGAGATATACAGGGGCATAACCGGAATCGCGGAGCTGGACTGGGTAACCAGTGCTTTCAGTACCGCAACGTTGGCATCGGCTTTACTACTGTCGGTAATGGCCTTGGCCGCGCGGTCCAGGTCTTCCTTCGCCTTGCCGATGGTCGCGTGACCGTAGATCGGCCAGGTAAGTTTTTCACCAATATAGGTGTAGGCAACGGTTTTGCAGTCGTCGGCCAACACCCCGGCGTCGCCGAGCGCCTTCATCCACAGCTCCCAGTCTTCACCGCCCATGACTTTGACGGTGGCCGCGATTTCTTCTTCGCTCGCCGGGTCAACGCTGATATCCGAGATTTCCAGCTTGTCGGTATTGAGATTTTTGGCGGTGTAGGATTCACCGATAGGCTTCAATACCGAGCTGTATAGCTCGCCGGTCTCCGGGTCGGTACGACGCGGGGAAGCGAGGCTGTAGATCACCAGGTCGACCTTGCCGAGGTCCTGCTTGATCAGGTCGATGGCCTGCGCTTTGATTTCATTGGAGAAGGCATCGCCGTTGATGCTTTTGGCGTACAGGCCAGCTTTGTGGGCTTCGTCTTCAAACGCCGCTGAATTGTAATAGCCGGCGGAGGCGGTGCGCTTTTCGCTCGGCGGCTTCTCGAAGAAAACGCCCAGGGTGTTGGCGCCGCAGCCGAATGCCGCAGTGATACGGGAAGCGAGACCGTAGCCGGTGGATGCACCGATAACGAGGACGTTTTTGGGGCCGTCCTGGATGGCGGGCTGGGATTTGATGTATTCGATCTGTTCACGCACATTGGCGGCGCAGCCCTGCGGGTGGGCGTTGGTGCAGATGAATCCGCGTACTTTCGGCTTGATGATCATGCCGGTCTCTCCGTTGGGTGATTCTTCGGTCTTTCTATTCAGACGGGGTTGGCCGACTGGTTGGCCATAAAGCGGCACATTCTAATGGCTGTTTGGGGGAACTCCCATAGCAGCAGGTCACGGATGGGGATTTTGGTGGCCAGAATTTCCCGCTTGGCGGCCAAATTAGCCAAAAGGTGTGACACCTTTTGCCCTCGAAAGGTGCGTAGCGATCAATAAATGCACAACCATGACCAGCCTGACCCCATGAGTCTCGCCCCCCCACCGGCCCCGTCACTGTGGCGAAGAACACCGGATCTCACTGGTAACGTTACTCAAATACCCCTTGGCACACTTAATGCAAAACCTGCTGTGGCACCGCGAGGGAACGTGGGGCCCTTTTATTTTTTATGGAAAAGCAGCGAGGTAAATTCTCATGAAGTACTACTCACGTCATTTCGTTAAACCCGGCGACCTGAATCCGGCCCAACGTCTGTTTGGCGGCCAGGCACTGGCGTGGATAGATGAGGAGGCAGCTATTTTCGCAGGGTGCCAGATGGGCACCGCAAACATTGTCACCAAACTGATGTCGGAGATCGACTTTGTCAGCTCCGCGGTTTGCGGAGATATCGTGGAGTTCGGTTTTGAGGTGACGGATATTGGTCGCACATCGCTCACGGTGCACTGTGAGATGCGCAACAAGCAGACCCGCGAGCTGATCGTAAGGGTGGAGCGGATCGTGTTTGTTGCGCTGGATGCGCAGGGAAAGCCGGCACCGCACAAAAAGGCTGGAATGACCGCGGCAGAGGCCGCGAATACCTCTTCGGAGGTAAGCAAGCTCGCCAGTTGATACCGCGCCCGTCCAGTTGAGCCATTAAAAAAGCCTGTGGCGGGTAACCGCCACAGGCTTTTTTGCACTGGCTGGCCATCGCGCGCTTTAGCGCAGCAGCAGCAGAGGCTGGTTGGTACCAAGCAGCATTTTCGCGGTCACGCTTCCCAACAGGAGATCGCGCAACTTGCTGTGGCTGAAGGCGCCCATCACCGTAAGGTCAATGTCGTGCTCCTGCTGGTAGGCAATCAGTGACTCTACCGTCTTGCCCTGAAGGTTCGCGCTGATTACCGAAACTCCGCCGTGGCTCAATGCCTCAGCGCCCTCGGCCAGAACCGACTCGGCCCCGTCCCCGACATATACCAGGTGGCAATCCACTGCTTTAAACACCGGGCTAGTGGCCACCATATCCAGCGCCTTGCGCGCCGCTTCACTGCCGTCGTAGGCGAGCATGATCGAACGCGGCGCCTTGAACTCACGGTTTACCACCAGGATAGGCTTGTGCAGTGAGCGCACTACAGTCTCCAGCTGCGCCCCCAGCCCGCGGTTGGCCTCACCGTGCTCCTCACCGCGAATCCCCAGCACCAGAACCCGGATATGGTCCTCCAGTTCTACCAGCGACTCGATCAGGCTACCGTGACGCTGACAGGTGACCACACGCTCTGCGCCGCCTTTCAACGCCCGCTCGCGCGCGCCCTCCAGCATCTGCCGCCCCTGCTCCAGCAGCAGTTTTGAACGCTGCTGCTCCAGTGAAGTCAGCTCCTCCAGCAACTCTTCCTGACTACCCAGGCCAATGCTACCGCTCAGGTCCGCCACTGCCGGCGTCGATACGCGTTCAATGTTGTGGAGGAGTTTGATGGGAGCGGATGCGCGGTTGGCAATCCAGGCGGAGTAATCGCAGACGGCGCCGCTAAAACGGGAACCGTCGATGCAGCTGAGTACGTGGGGATCTTTCTGTTCGGTCATTTATTATTTTCTCTCTATCGCTAGAAATTAACCTTGCCTACCGAACAACCATAGGACAAGGCTCGAAACTAGACGCGAAGCTCGAGTGACGGGGGAGGAATTTCAAAAGCGTCGGCGACAGGGATGTCGCCGACGCAGCGTACAAGGATGTATTCACAGTGGTTTTGAAATTCCTCACCCGTTGCTCGAGCGTCACCGGGCGGAACTACGAAGCACTCAACCACGATGCTAAGTCAGTGCCCCCCAAGTACCTTCTCAATTTCTTCCGGCTTGTCGTGCACCCCGAAGCGGTCAACGATGGTCGAGCTCGCCTCGTTCAGGCCGATCAACTCTACCTCGGCACCTTCACGGCGGAACTTCACCACCGCCTTGTCCAGAGAGTACACCGCCGACACATCCCAGAAATGCGCCCGGCTCAGGTCGATCACCACCTTGTCCAGCGCCTCCTTGAAATCGAACGCCGCAACAAACTTGTCCGCCGAATTGAAGAATACCTGCCCCACTACGGTGTAGGTACGGCAATTCTGCTCTTCATCCAGGTCCGAGCTCACGTACATAAAGTGGCTCACCTTGTTGGCGAAGAACAGGGATGCCAGCAGTACGCCCACAAACACACCAAAAGCCAGATTATGGGTAAACACTACCACAATCACCGTGGACAGCATCACCAGATTCGTCGACAGCGGCAGCTTCTTCAGATCGCGGATTGAGCCCCAGTCGAAGGTACCGATGGACACCATGATCATCACCGCCACCAGCGCGGCCATCGGAATCACCGCCACGTAGTCACTGAGGAACACTACAAGCGTCAGCAGGCCAACACCTGCTACCAGGGTCGACAGACGGCCGCGGCCACCGGATTTCACGTTGATCACCGACTGGCCGATCATCGCACAGCCCGCCATACCCCCGAGCATGCCCGCACCAATGTTGGCAATGCCCTGGCCCTTACACTCGCGGTTCTTGTCGCTGTCGGTATCGGTCAGGTCGTCCACGATGGTGGCGGTCATCAGGGATTCCAGCAGGCCGACTACGGCGAGGCCAGCGGAATAAGGGAAGATGATCTTCAGGGTTTCAAAGTTCAGCGGTACGTCCGGCCACAGGAAGATCGGCAGGGTATCAGGCAGTTCCCCCATGTCCCCCACGGTGCGGATATCCAGTCCCAGAACGACCGCAACAGCGGTCAGCACCAGGATGCACACCAGCGGCGACGGCAGCACCTTGCCCACCACCGGAACGTAAGGGAATAGGTAGATGATGCCAAGGCCCGCTGCGGTCATGGCGTATACGTGCCAGGTCACATCGGTGAGCTCCGGCAACTGGGCCATAAAGATCAGAATGGCGAGTGCATTCACGAACCCCGTGACCACGGCCCTCGACACAAAGCTCATCAGACTGCCGAGTTTGAGGTAGCCAGCGATGATCTGTATCACCCCGGTCAACAAGGTCGCAGCCAGCAGGTACTGAAGTCCGTGCTCCTTGACCAGCGTCACCATCAACAGTGCCATGGCACCGGTAGCGGCGGAGATCATGCCCGGGCGCCCACCCACAAAGGCGATCACTACCGCAATACAGAAGGAGGCATACAGGCCCACCCGCGGATCCACACCGGCGATGATGGAAAAGGCGATGGCCTCGGGGATGAGCGCGAGCGCTACTACGAGACCAGCGAGCACATCGCGGCGGATATTGCCGAACCAGTCGTTTCTGGTGGACGACAACAGGGTGTTGGAGAACTGCATAATCAGATGAGCCTGTCTGGGAAGTCTTTTTAGTTGCCAAATTTTCCGCTGGACCGGCAGCATCGACGCCTGCCGAAAGGCCAGAAAAATGGGCGCGGAGTCTACCATGACGGGAATCTTGACTAAAGAACAGCCAAGTGGATTGGCGCACTGGTCCAGCTCTCCGGCCGCGCCGCTGCCGGGTACAGCCGCCCTCGAACATGCCTCCTTGTCGCTCTTTAATACCCCTGTCCGCTCCTTCGGACACCACCTGTCCGGACACATTTTCCGGACACCTCCGGCCCGTCTGGCCAGTATCTTAAAATTATTTTTTATTTATAAATCAATCACTTAAAGAATATTTTCGTATTGGCACGGCGATTGCGATAAGGGCCCTGCAACCGAAATAAACGGTTTGCATCCGGCCGCAGAAAGCGCCGCGTCACAGTGGCATAAGCAGCAAAAACTGATTGCAGAGATTCAAGAAAACAATGATCAGAGATACCTCCGGGCAGGACGTCCAACTCACACCCGCAAGCCCGTGGAAGAACCCGCGCCTGCTGAAGCGCGCCGGACTCGGCGTCGCCGCGGCCGCATTTGTGGTGTGGGGGCTGATGAGCTGGCAGAGCACCAACGCGGTGGACGCAAGCGTTTCCCTTTCCCGCCTCAACATCGCCGCAGTGGAGCGTGGTGACCTGGTGAGAGACCTGGTAGTCCAGGGCAAGGTAGTGGCCGCCAACAGCCCTACCCTGTTCAGTCCCGCCCAGGGCATCGTCAAGTTTGCGGTAAAGGCCGGCGATACGGTTGAGCAGGGCCAGTTGCTGGCAGAGGTGGACAGCCCCCAACTGCAAAACCAGCTCGCCCAGGAAAGCGCCATGTACAACAAGCTGAGCGTGGAACTGGCGCGGCAGAAAATCCAGGCCAAGCGCCAGCGGCTCGAAAACACCCAGAAAGCAGATCTCGCCAAGGTAGACCTCACCGCGGCACAGCGCGAACTGAAGCGTGCCGAGCTGTCGATGGAAAAGCAGATCATCTCCCAGCTGGATTTCGAGAAAGCCAGTGACGACCTCGCCCGCGCGGAGCTGGAGTACAAACAGGCGGTACAGAATTCCCAGCTGGAAAACGAAGCCCTCACGTTTGAGACCCAGACACTCCAGCTGCAGGTGGACCAGCAGCAACTGCAAGTGGAAGAGCTGCAGCGCAAGGTCAATGAACTCAACATTGTCTCACCGGTAGACGGCACCATCGGTAGCCTCGCCGCCACCCAGCGGGCCTCCGTCGCCGCCAATACCCCGCTGCTCACGGTTGTCGACCTCACCAGCTTCGAGCTGGAAGCCGCGGTACCGGAAAACTACGCCGACGACCTGGGGCTCGCCATGGAAGTGGAAATCAACATGGGCGGCAGGAAACTGCCCGGCGAGATTACCGCCATCGCCCCCGAAGTCATCGACAACCAGGTCGTCGCCCGCGTGCGCTTTACCGGCAACCAGCCGAAAAACCTCCGCCAGAACCTGCGCCTCACCGCGCGCGTACTGCTGGAAAACCGCAGCGACGTGATGCTGGTCAAGCGCGGCGCCTTCCTGGATCAGACCGGCGGGCGCTTTGCGTGGAAACTGAATGACCAACAGCAGGCGGTGAAAGTGCCGATCACCATCGGCGCACTGGGTCTGAACCAGGTCGAGATTGTTTCCGGCCTGAACGAAGGCGACCAGATCATCACCTCGGCTGCGGACGAGCTGGAGAAGGCACAGCTGGTTGCGCTGAAAGATTAATCAATCACAACGAAATCAAATGCGAAGGTGCTGATACCGATTGTTGTTTGCGAGACCTTCTGCGAGAGGGACCTCGCAGAAGAGCCCCCATGGATGGGTTCACGGCGTGTCTCGCAAACAACAATCGGTAGCAGCGCCGCCACAAAACAAGACAGAAACCACGAAGACAAGGAAATTCACAATGCTGAAGATGCACAATATCCGTAAAAGCTATCGCACCGATACGATCGAAACCCATGCGCTTCGAGATTTCAGCCTGGAAGTCAACGAAGGTGAATTCGTATCCGTTACCGGTCCCAGTGGCTCCGGCAAAACCACCTTCCTCAACATCGCCGGCCTGCTGGAAACACCCACCGGCGGTGAGTACCTGCTGGACGGCCAGGAAGTCGGCAACCTGTCCGACCGCGACCGCTCGCGCCTGCGCAACGAAAAAATCGGCTTTATCTTCCAGGGCTTCAACCTGATACCCGACCTCAACCTGTTCGACAACATCGACGTTCCCCTGCGCTACCGCGGCTTCAACGGCAAAGAACGCCGCCGCCGTATCGAAAGAGCCCTGGAACAGGTCGGCCTCTCCGCCCGCGCCAAACACCTGCCCGCACAACTGTCCGGCGGTCAGCAGCAGCGCGTCGCCATCGCCCGTGCCCTCGCCGGCGAACCACGCTTCCTGCTCGCAGACGAACCCACCGGCAACCTCGACTCCCTGATGGCACGTCAGGTCATGGAACTGCTGGAATTCATCAACGAATGGGGTACCACCATCATCATGGTTACCCACGACCCGGATCTCGCACGCCGCGCGCAACGCAACATCCAGATCGTTGACGGCCAGGTTTCCGACCTGCGCCAGAGCATTGCCCAAGACGAAGCTGCAATCGCATAAGCTGAATTAGAAAAAGGACACCGAAATGATCGGCTACTACATCAGCCTCGCCGTGCGCAGCCTGCGAGGCACCCCCATATTGAGTACCCTCATGATTGCCGCCATCGCCGTAGGCGTCGGTGCGTCCATGACCGTACTCACCCTGAATTACATGATGTCGCAGAACGCACTGGCGCATAAAGATGACGTACTTTATGCCGTACAGCTGGACAGCTGGGACCCAAACCAGGCCTATGCTCGCAGCAACAACGAAATCCCCTACCAGCTGACTTATCAGGACGCCACCGGACTACTGCGCTCAGACATCCCCACCCGTCAGGTCGCCATGCACCGCTTCGGGTTCACCGTCACCATGGAAGACTCCGAGGTTCGACCATTTGTCGCCGAAACGCGGGTCACCACTCGTGACTTCTTTTCCATGTTCGACGTCCCAATGCAGTATGGCAACACCTGGGGCAAGGAAGCAGACAGCGCCCCAGTCCAATCCGTTGTTTTGAGCAAGGCGATCAATGAAAAGCTGTTTGGTGGCGAAAACAGCGTAGGCAAAACAGTAACCCTGAACGGCCAGCCCTTTACCGTAAGCGGCGTCATCGATTACTGGAACCCCTCCCCCAAGGTGTACGACCTGAACAACAGTCCGTTCAGTGACTCCGCGGAAATCTACATACCGTTTGGCCTGCATCGCAAGTTCGAGATCTATAGCTGGGGAAACAACAACGGCTGGAACAGCCCGGATAACGGCATCGAAGGCTACGAGGGGCACCTCCAGGGCGAAAGTGTGTGGCTGCAGTTCTGGGTGGAGCTCGACAATGACAAGCAAAAGCAGCAGTACGAAGAGTTTCTGACCGGCTATATTCAGCAACAAAAAGAGCAAGGACGCTTCCAACGCCCCCTCAAGTTCGCACTGACACGCCCCTCGGAATGGCTCGTACTGAACGAAGTCCTGCGCGATGACAACCGCGTACTCGGCTGGGCCTCGCTCGCATTTCTCCTGGTGTGTGTGGTGAACGCTGTTGCCCTGCTACTGGCAAAATTTTTGCGCAAAGCACCAGAGGCCGGCGTGCGCCGCGCCCTGGGCGCCAGCCGCAATGCCATTTTCATCCAGCACTTGATCGAGAGCACTTGCATCGGCGCACTGGGCGGTCTGATCGGTATTGGCCTCGCCCTGCTGGGGTTGTCCGGTATACGCCTGCTGTCCATGGGACAGATTGACCAGATTGCATCGATGGACTGGCTGATGATGCTCGCCGCAGTGGCGCTCGCAATACTCGCCAGCCTGCTCGCCGGCCTGTATCCGGCCTGGCGCATCAGCCGCACCAACCCATCTGTCTACTTGAAAACCCAGTGAGCGGAAAAGGAATCCATCATGTTTGAACTGAAACCCATGTTGTCCGCCCTCTGGCGCAACAAAGTGTCGGCCCTGTTGATTGCTATACAGCTTGCACTCACCCTGGCCATCGTCAGCAACGCGACCGTGATCGTACAGGACCGCCTGAAAAACATCGCGCGCCCCACCGGTATGGATGTCGAAAACATCATCGCCATCACCTTCATGCCAGTTCCCACGGACTACGATATGGCAGGCGCCGTGCGCGCTGACCTGGACATGATGCGCGCGATGCCCGGTATTGTGGATGCCACCGTCACCAACCAGATCCCGGTATCCGGCTCTGGCTCCGCCAGTAGTTATTACCTGGAGCCCAATGCTCAAATTGGCGACGTCGATGGCAACTACTACCAGACCGACCCTCATTTCATCAATACACTGGGATTGAACCTGATCGAAGGGCGTAACTTCCGGCAGGATGAAATGGGTGTGTACGGTTCCAATGAACGCTACGAAAGCAACGTGATTGTTGTAACCAAGCAATTCGCGGATCAGGCCTTCCCCGAAGGCAACGCCCTTGGCAAGTTTTTGTACCATGGCAGCGATGACAAGCCGATGGAGATTATCGGCATTGTCGAGCGCCACCTCGGAGCCTGGCCAAGCTGGTCCCTCGCGGGTAATGTGGTATTCCACCCGCTGCTGATCGAAGAGAACCACAAACGCTACCTGGTTCGCACAGAGCCCGGCCAGCGCGACGCGATTTTCAAACAACTGGAAGACAAGCTCGCCGACAGGGACCCGCAAAGGGTGATCCATCTGGAAACCCTGTCAGAAAACCTCGCGAGCACCTACGTTGCGGACAACATCATGGTTAAGGTGCTCGCTACGGTGATGGCCCTTCTGACCTTCATCGTGGCGCTCGGTATCGTCGGCCTCACTATTTTCTGGATCAACCAGCGCGCCAAACAGATCGGTGTACGCCGTGCCCTGGGCGCCACGCGGGCCAACATCGGCCGCTATTTCCTGGTAGAAAATTCGATGATTGCCGGCACCGGACTGATACTTGGTACAGCGGCAGCGCTGATTATCAACCAGCTAATGGTGAGTGAATTTTCACAACCGGCCTTGTCATTGCCCATGCTCGCGGTGTGTGCGCTAATATTGCTTCTGGTCAGCATTGTCGCGGCACTGATGCCGGCGATGCGGGCTGCGAATATTTCGCCGGCGATGGCAACGCGTAGCATTTAA
It includes:
- a CDS encoding acyl-CoA thioesterase; protein product: MKYYSRHFVKPGDLNPAQRLFGGQALAWIDEEAAIFAGCQMGTANIVTKLMSEIDFVSSAVCGDIVEFGFEVTDIGRTSLTVHCEMRNKQTRELIVRVERIVFVALDAQGKPAPHKKAGMTAAEAANTSSEVSKLAS
- a CDS encoding ABC transporter permease: MFELKPMLSALWRNKVSALLIAIQLALTLAIVSNATVIVQDRLKNIARPTGMDVENIIAITFMPVPTDYDMAGAVRADLDMMRAMPGIVDATVTNQIPVSGSGSASSYYLEPNAQIGDVDGNYYQTDPHFINTLGLNLIEGRNFRQDEMGVYGSNERYESNVIVVTKQFADQAFPEGNALGKFLYHGSDDKPMEIIGIVERHLGAWPSWSLAGNVVFHPLLIEENHKRYLVRTEPGQRDAIFKQLEDKLADRDPQRVIHLETLSENLASTYVADNIMVKVLATVMALLTFIVALGIVGLTIFWINQRAKQIGVRRALGATRANIGRYFLVENSMIAGTGLILGTAAALIINQLMVSEFSQPALSLPMLAVCALILLLVSIVAALMPAMRAANISPAMATRSI
- the fabV gene encoding enoyl-ACP reductase FabV codes for the protein MIIKPKVRGFICTNAHPQGCAANVREQIEYIKSQPAIQDGPKNVLVIGASTGYGLASRITAAFGCGANTLGVFFEKPPSEKRTASAGYYNSAAFEDEAHKAGLYAKSINGDAFSNEIKAQAIDLIKQDLGKVDLVIYSLASPRRTDPETGELYSSVLKPIGESYTAKNLNTDKLEISDISVDPASEEEIAATVKVMGGEDWELWMKALGDAGVLADDCKTVAYTYIGEKLTWPIYGHATIGKAKEDLDRAAKAITDSSKADANVAVLKALVTQSSSAIPVMPLYISIVYKVMKEEGTHEGCIEQLYRLYTEGLYTDSPRLDDTNRFRMDDKELRPETQAKIEKLWPEVTEENLFQLTDYKGYSDDFLKLFGFGVDGVDYEADISPIVEADFK
- a CDS encoding efflux RND transporter periplasmic adaptor subunit — encoded protein: MIRDTSGQDVQLTPASPWKNPRLLKRAGLGVAAAAFVVWGLMSWQSTNAVDASVSLSRLNIAAVERGDLVRDLVVQGKVVAANSPTLFSPAQGIVKFAVKAGDTVEQGQLLAEVDSPQLQNQLAQESAMYNKLSVELARQKIQAKRQRLENTQKADLAKVDLTAAQRELKRAELSMEKQIISQLDFEKASDDLARAELEYKQAVQNSQLENEALTFETQTLQLQVDQQQLQVEELQRKVNELNIVSPVDGTIGSLAATQRASVAANTPLLTVVDLTSFELEAAVPENYADDLGLAMEVEINMGGRKLPGEITAIAPEVIDNQVVARVRFTGNQPKNLRQNLRLTARVLLENRSDVMLVKRGAFLDQTGGRFAWKLNDQQQAVKVPITIGALGLNQVEIVSGLNEGDQIITSAADELEKAQLVALKD
- a CDS encoding ABC transporter ATP-binding protein — its product is MLKMHNIRKSYRTDTIETHALRDFSLEVNEGEFVSVTGPSGSGKTTFLNIAGLLETPTGGEYLLDGQEVGNLSDRDRSRLRNEKIGFIFQGFNLIPDLNLFDNIDVPLRYRGFNGKERRRRIERALEQVGLSARAKHLPAQLSGGQQQRVAIARALAGEPRFLLADEPTGNLDSLMARQVMELLEFINEWGTTIIMVTHDPDLARRAQRNIQIVDGQVSDLRQSIAQDEAAIA
- a CDS encoding universal stress protein gives rise to the protein MTEQKDPHVLSCIDGSRFSGAVCDYSAWIANRASAPIKLLHNIERVSTPAVADLSGSIGLGSQEELLEELTSLEQQRSKLLLEQGRQMLEGARERALKGGAERVVTCQRHGSLIESLVELEDHIRVLVLGIRGEEHGEANRGLGAQLETVVRSLHKPILVVNREFKAPRSIMLAYDGSEAARKALDMVATSPVFKAVDCHLVYVGDGAESVLAEGAEALSHGGVSVISANLQGKTVESLIAYQQEHDIDLTVMGAFSHSKLRDLLLGSVTAKMLLGTNQPLLLLR
- a CDS encoding ABC transporter permease → MIGYYISLAVRSLRGTPILSTLMIAAIAVGVGASMTVLTLNYMMSQNALAHKDDVLYAVQLDSWDPNQAYARSNNEIPYQLTYQDATGLLRSDIPTRQVAMHRFGFTVTMEDSEVRPFVAETRVTTRDFFSMFDVPMQYGNTWGKEADSAPVQSVVLSKAINEKLFGGENSVGKTVTLNGQPFTVSGVIDYWNPSPKVYDLNNSPFSDSAEIYIPFGLHRKFEIYSWGNNNGWNSPDNGIEGYEGHLQGESVWLQFWVELDNDKQKQQYEEFLTGYIQQQKEQGRFQRPLKFALTRPSEWLVLNEVLRDDNRVLGWASLAFLLVCVVNAVALLLAKFLRKAPEAGVRRALGASRNAIFIQHLIESTCIGALGGLIGIGLALLGLSGIRLLSMGQIDQIASMDWLMMLAAVALAILASLLAGLYPAWRISRTNPSVYLKTQ
- a CDS encoding SulP family inorganic anion transporter codes for the protein MQFSNTLLSSTRNDWFGNIRRDVLAGLVVALALIPEAIAFSIIAGVDPRVGLYASFCIAVVIAFVGGRPGMISAATGAMALLMVTLVKEHGLQYLLAATLLTGVIQIIAGYLKLGSLMSFVSRAVVTGFVNALAILIFMAQLPELTDVTWHVYAMTAAGLGIIYLFPYVPVVGKVLPSPLVCILVLTAVAVVLGLDIRTVGDMGELPDTLPIFLWPDVPLNFETLKIIFPYSAGLAVVGLLESLMTATIVDDLTDTDSDKNRECKGQGIANIGAGMLGGMAGCAMIGQSVINVKSGGRGRLSTLVAGVGLLTLVVFLSDYVAVIPMAALVAVMIMVSIGTFDWGSIRDLKKLPLSTNLVMLSTVIVVVFTHNLAFGVFVGVLLASLFFANKVSHFMYVSSDLDEEQNCRTYTVVGQVFFNSADKFVAAFDFKEALDKVVIDLSRAHFWDVSAVYSLDKAVVKFRREGAEVELIGLNEASSTIVDRFGVHDKPEEIEKVLGGH